The proteins below are encoded in one region of Vulpes lagopus strain Blue_001 chromosome 10, ASM1834538v1, whole genome shotgun sequence:
- the APOA5 gene encoding apolipoprotein A-V, which translates to MVAVLAWALTLLSAFATVQTQKGFWDYFSQSSRDKGKLEQVQQQKLAWEPTSLKDSLEQDLSKMDKFLEKLSPLSGQGREPPGLPPDLVGMRQQLQEELAEVRARLEPYMGEVHEQVGWNLEGLRRQLKPYTAELMEQVALRVQELQEQLRVVGEGTKAQVLGGVDEARELLRELQDRVVHHTGRVKALFRPYAQRLVTGIGRHVQELHRSVAPQAAASPARLSRCVQMLSRKLTLKAEALHARIQQNLDQLREELSAFAGAGADGTDEGADPDPQMLSQEVHQRLQAFRHDTFLQIADFTRAIDQETQEVQLQLAPPPPGHSAFAPEFLQADSSEARSKLQARLQDLWEDINYSLHDLGLSHLEEP; encoded by the exons ATGGTTGCAGTTCTGGCCTGGGCTCTGACTCTGCTCTCAG CGTTTGCAACTGTCCAGACCCAGAAAGGCTTCTGGGACTACTTCAGCCAGAGCAGCCGAGACAAAGGAAAGCTGGAGCAGGTCCAGCAGCAGAAGCTGGCATGGGAACCCAC GAGCCTGAAGGACAGCCTTGAGCAAGACCTCAGCAAAATGGACAAGTTCCTGGAAAAGCTGAGCCCTCTcagtgggcaggggagggagcctCCGGGGCTCCCACCTGACCTGGTGGGCATGCGGCAGCAGCTGCAAGAGGAGCTGGCGGAGGTGAGGGCGCGCCTGGAGCCCTACATGGGCGAGGTGCACGAGCAAGTGGGCTGGAATCTGGAGGGCCTCCGGCGGCAGCTGAAGCCCTACACCGCGGAGCTGATGGAGCAGGTGGCGCTGCGCGTTCAGGAGCTGCAGGAACAGCTGCGCGTGGTCGGAGAGGGCACCAAGGCCCAGGTGCTGGGCGGCGTGGACGAGGCGCGGGAGCTGCTGCGGGAGCTGCAGGACCGCGTGGTGCATCACACCGGCCGTGTCAAGGCGCTCTTCCGCCCCTACGCCCAGCGCCTGGTGACCGGCATCGGGCGCCACGTGCAGGAGCTGCACCGGAGCGTGGCCCCGCAGGCCGCCGCCAGCCCCGCGCGCCTCAGCCGCTGCGTGCAGATGCTGTCGCGCAAGCTCACGCTCAAGGCCGAGGCTCTGCACGCGCGCATCCAGCAGAACCTGGACCAGCTGCGGGAAGAGCTCAGCGCTTTTGCGGGCGCTGGTGCTGACGGCACGGATGAGGGGGCGGACCCCGACCCCCAGATGCTGTCCCAGGAGGTGCACCAGCGACTCCAGGCCTTCCGCCACGACACCTTCCTGCAGATCGCTGACTTCACCCGTGCTATCGACCAGGAGACCCAGGAGGTCCAGTTGcagctggccccgcccccgccaggccaCAGTGCCTTCGCCCCAGAGTTTCTCCAAGCTGACAGCAGCGAGGCCCGGAGCAAGCTGCAGGCCCGTCTCCAAGACCTGTGGGAGGACATAAACTACAGCCTTCATGACCTTGGTCTCAGTCATCTAGAGGAGCCCTGA
- the ZPR1 gene encoding zinc finger protein ZPR1 has product MAASGAVEPGRPAATAAPSAAPAQAPAPERLFRPISAEDEEQQPTEIESLCMNCYRNGMTRLLLAKIPFFREVIVSSFSCEHCGWNNTEIQSAGRIQDQGVRYTLTVGAQEDMNRQVVKTDSATTRIPELDFEIPAFSQKGALTTVEGLISRAISGLEQDQPARRANEEPVAERIDEFIVKLKELKQVASPFTLIIDDPSGNSFVENPHAPQKDHALIITHYNRTLQQEEMLGLQAEAAPEEKPEEEDLRNEVLQFNTNCPECNAPAQTNMKLVQIPHFKEVIIMATNCENCGHRTNEVKSGGAIEPLGTRISFHITDPSDLTRDVLKSETCSVEIPELEFELGMAVLGGKFTTLEGLLKDIQELVTKNPFTLGDSSNPGQMEKLQEFSQKLDQILQGNMKAHFIMNDPAGNSYLQNVYAPEDDPQMKVEHYKRTFDQNEELGLNDMKTEGYDTGPAPQR; this is encoded by the exons ATGGCGGCGAGCGGGGCCGTGGAGCCGGGGCGCCCGGCGGCTACTGCCGCCCCCTCGGCCGCCCCGGCGCAGGCTCCGGCCCCCGAGCGCTTGTTCCGGCCTATCAGCGCCGAGGACGAGGAGCAGCAGCCCACCGAGATCGAGTCGCTTTGCATGAACTGTTACCGCAAC GGCATGACGCGCCTCCTGCTCGCCAAGATCCCCTTCTTCAGAGAGGTAATCGTGAGCTCCTTCTCCTGTGAGCACTGCGGCTGGAACAACACGGAGATCCAGTCGGCAGGCAGGATCCAGGACCAGGGAGTGCGCTACACTTTGACCGTCGGGGCCCAGGAG GACATGAACAGACAAGTGGTGAAAACGGACTCTGCCACCACAAGGATCCCGGAGCTGGATTTTGAAATTCCTGCCTTCAGTCAGAAGGGAG CTCTGACCACTGTTGAAGGATTGATCAGCCGTGCCATCTCTGGCCTGGAGCAGGATCAGCCCGCACGAAGG GCAAATGAAGAGCCCGTAGCTGAAAGAATTGATGAGTTCATTGTCAAACTGAAAGAGCTAAAGCAAGTGGCCTCTCCTTTCACTCTG ATCATTGATGATCCTTCAGGGAACAGCTTTGTGGAAAACCCCCACGCTCCCCAGAAAGATCATGCCCTGATCATCACGCACTATAATCGGACTCTACAGCAGGAAGAGATGCTCGGGCTTCAG GCCGAGGCAGCACCAGAAGAGAAGCCAGAGGAGGAGGATCTCAGAAATGAA GTGCTGCAATTCAACACAAACTGTCCAGAATGCAACGCTCCGGCTCAAACCAACATGAAGCTAGTTC AAATCCCACACTTTAAGGAGGTTATCATCATGGCTACCAACTGTGAGAACTGCGGCCATCGGACCAATGAG GTGAAGTCTGGAGGAGCAATAGAGCCCTTGGGCACCCGGATCAGCTTCCATATCACAGATCCCTCAGATCTGACCAGAGATGTGCTCAAG TCTGAGACGTGTAGTGTGGAAATcccagagctggaatttgaactggGAATGGCTGTCCTTGGGGGCAAGTTCACCACACTAGAGGGGCTACTGAAAGACATCCAGGAACTG GTGACCAAGAACCCTTTCACATTGGGTGACAGTTCCAATCCTGGCCAGATGGAGAAACTGCAGGAGTTCAGCCAGAAGTTAGACCAG ATTCTTCAGGGTAACATGAAAGCCCACTTTATTATGAATGATCCAGCAGGAAATAGCTACCTTCAG AATGTGTATGCACCTGAAGATGATCCTCAGATGAAGGTGGAGCATTATAAGCGCACATTTGACCAAAACGAGGAGCTAGGGCTCAATGACATGAAGACAGAGGGCTATGACACAGGCCCAGCCCCACAGCGGTAG